From Cryptomeria japonica unplaced genomic scaffold, Sugi_1.0 HiC_scaffold_87, whole genome shotgun sequence, the proteins below share one genomic window:
- the LOC131864495 gene encoding pathogenesis-related thaumatin-like protein 3.7 yields the protein MAMVSDLALVLVAGLAISLHMQQAWAVKFDIRNQCGYTVWAAGLPGGGQQLDQGQTWTVDVPAGTKAARFWGRTGCSFDASGRGTCQTGDCNGQLSCQVSGGVPTTLVEYTLNGDGNQDFYDVSLVDGFNVPLSINPTNGQCTAPACKADVNAACPAELKVNGGCNSACTVFQTDQYCCRGSYVKNCPATNYSMMFKNQCPQAYSYAKDDSSSTFTCPSGTTDYSIVFCP from the exons ATGGCGATGGTATCAGATCTTGCGCTTGTTCTTGTGGCTGGACTGGCCATATCTTTACATATGCAAC AGGCGTGGGCAGTTAAGTTTGATATACGAAACCAGTGCGGGTACACAGTTTGGGCGGCAGGACTACCAGGAGGAGGGCAGCAGCTTGACCAAGGTCAGACATGGACCGTCGATGTGCCGGCAGGGACAAAGGCGGCAAGATTCTGGGGCCGAACTGGCTGTTCTTTCGATGCGAGCGGCCGAGGAACCTGTCAAACTGGTGACTGCAACGGCCAACTGAGCTGCCAAGTCTCGGGGGGCGTTCCGACCACGCTGGTCGAGTACACCCTAAATGGAGATGGCAACCAGGACTTCTACGATGTCTCCCTGGTTGACGGCTTCAACGTTCCTCTCTCCATCAATCCTACAAATGGACAGTGCACTGCCCCTGCATGCAAAGCCGACGTGAATGCTGCTTGCCCTGCTGAATTGAAGGTGAATGGTGGATGCAATAGTGCCTGTACTGTCTTTCAAACTGACCAGTATTGCTGCAGAGGTTCCTATGTCAAGAACTGCCCCGCCACAAACTACTCGATGATGTTCAAGAACCAGTGCCCACAGGCATACAGTTATGCTAAGGACGATTCTTCCAGCACTTTCACCTGCCCCTCTGGTACCACCGACTATAGTATTGTATTCTGTCCCTAG
- the LOC131864475 gene encoding pathogenesis-related thaumatin-like protein 3.7, whose amino-acid sequence MATVSDLVLILVAGLAIYLQMQEAAAVKFEITNQCRYTVWAAGLPGGGQQLDQGKTWTVDVPAGTKGARFWGRTGCSFDASDRGTCQTGDCNGQLSCQVSGGIPTTLAEYTLNGDGNKDFYDVSLVDEFNGPLSINPTNGQCTAPACKADVNAVCPAELKVNGGCNSACTVFQTDQYCYRGAYVDNCPATNYSMIFKNQCPQAYSYAKDDTSSTFTCPSGTTDYSIVFCP is encoded by the exons ATGGCAACAGTATCAGATCTTGTGCTTATTCTTGTGGCTGGACTGGCTATATATCTTCAGATGCAAG AGGCGGCAGCAGTTAAGTTTGAGATAACGAACCAGTGCAGGTACACGGTTTGGGCGGCAGGATTACCCGGCGGAGGGCAGCAGCTCGACCAGGGTAAGACATGGACCGTCGATGTGCCGGCAGGGACAAAGGGAGCAAGATTCTGGGGCCGAACCGGCTGCTCTTTTGATGCGAGCGACCGAGGAACCTGTCAAACCGGTGACTGCAACGGCCAATTGAGCTGCCAGGTCTCGGGAGGCATTCCCACCACGCTGGCTGAGTACACCCTCAATGGAGATGGCAACAAGGACTTCTACGACGTCTCCCTGGTGGACGAATTCAACGGTCCTCTCTCCATCAATCCTACAAACGGACAGTGCACTGCCCCTGCATGCAAAGCCGACGTCAATGCTGTTTGCCCTGCTGAGTTGAAGGTGAATGGCGGATGCAATAGTGCCTGCACTGTCTTTCAAACTGACCAGTATTGCTACAGAGGTGCCTATGTCGACAACTGCCCTGCCACAAACTACTCGATGATCTTCAAGAACCAGTGCCCTCAGGCCTACAGTTATGCCAAGGATGATACTTCCAGCACTTTCACCTGCCCTTCTGGAACCACTGACTACAGTATTGTATTCTGTCCCTAA
- the LOC131864476 gene encoding pathogenesis-related thaumatin-like protein 3.7, whose translation MATVSDLVLILVAGLAIYLQMQEAAAVKFEITNQCRYTVWAAGLPGGGQQLDQGKTWTVDVPAGTKGARFWGRTGCSFDASDRGTCQTGDCNGQLSCQVSGGVPTTLAEYTLNGDGNKDFYDVSLVDEFNGPLSINPTNGQCTAPACKADVNAVCPAELKVNGGCNSACTVFQTDQYCYRGAYVDNCPATNYSMIFKNQCPHAYSYAKDDTSSTFTCPSGTTDYSIVFCP comes from the exons ATGGCAACAGTATCAGATCTTGTGCTTATTCTTGTGGCTGGACTGGCTATATATCTTCAGATGCAAG AGGCGGCAGCAGTTAAGTTTGAGATAACGAACCAGTGCAGGTACACGGTTTGGGCGGCAGGATTACCCGGCGGAGGGCAGCAGCTCGACCAGGGTAAGACATGGACCGTCGATGTGCCGGCAGGGACAAAGGGAGCAAGATTCTGGGGCCGAACCGGCTGCTCTTTTGATGCGAGCGACCGAGGAACCTGTCAAACCGGTGACTGCAACGGCCAATTGAGCTGCCAGGTCTCGGGAGGCGTTCCCACCACGCTGGCTGAGTACACCCTCAATGGAGATGGCAACAAGGACTTCTACGACGTCTCCCTGGTGGACGAATTCAACGGTCCTCTCTCCATCAATCCTACAAACGGACAGTGCACTGCCCCTGCATGCAAAGCCGACGTCAATGCTGTTTGCCCTGCTGAGTTGAAGGTGAATGGCGGATGCAATAGTGCCTGCACTGTCTTTCAAACTGACCAGTATTGCTACAGAGGTGCCTATGTCGACAACTGCCCTGCCACAAACTACTCGATGATCTTCAAGAACCAGTGCCCTCATGCCTACAGTTATGCCAAGGATGATACTTCCAGCACTTTCACCTGCCCTTCTGGAACCACTGACTACAGTATTGTATTCTGTCCCTAA